In a genomic window of Streptomyces roseoviridis:
- a CDS encoding DNA repair helicase XPB, whose amino-acid sequence MNGPLIVQSDKTLLLEVDHEQAEACRRAIAPFAELERAPEHIHTYRVTPLGLWNARAAGHDAEQVVDALVEFSRYPVPHALLVDVAETMARYGRLTLSKHPVHGLVLTTTDRPVLEEVLRSKKVQPLVGQRIDQDTVAVHPSERGQIKQTLLKLGWPAEDLAGYVDGEAHPIDLAEDGWALRPYQQQAVEGFWHGGSGVVVLPCGAGKTLVGAGAMAKARATTLILVTNTVSARQWKHELVKRTSLTEDEIGEYSGTKKEIRPVTIATYQVLTTRRKGVYPHLELFDSRDWGLIVYDEVHLLPAPVFKFTADLQARRRLGLTATLVREDGRESDVFSLIGPKRFDAPWKEIEAQGYIAPADCVEVRVDLTDAERLAYATAEAEEKYRFCATTATKRRVTEALVRKFAGQQILVIGQYIDQLDELGEHLDAPVIKGETSNAQREKLFDAFRNGEISVLVVSKVANFSIDLPEATVAIQVSGTFGSRQEEAQRLGRVLRPKADGHQAHFYSVVARDTIDQDFAAHRQRFLAEQGYAYRIVDASELLAAGE is encoded by the coding sequence GTGAACGGTCCACTCATCGTCCAGAGCGACAAGACACTCCTCCTGGAGGTCGACCACGAGCAGGCCGAGGCGTGCCGTCGGGCCATCGCCCCCTTCGCCGAGCTGGAGCGGGCGCCCGAGCACATCCACACGTACCGGGTCACGCCGCTCGGGCTGTGGAACGCACGGGCGGCGGGGCACGACGCCGAGCAGGTCGTCGACGCGCTCGTGGAGTTCTCGCGGTATCCGGTGCCGCACGCGCTGCTCGTGGACGTCGCCGAGACGATGGCGCGCTACGGGCGCCTGACCCTGTCCAAGCACCCGGTGCACGGTCTCGTGCTCACCACCACCGACCGCCCGGTCCTGGAGGAGGTGCTGCGCTCCAAGAAGGTGCAGCCGCTGGTCGGGCAGCGGATCGACCAGGACACCGTGGCCGTGCACCCCTCGGAACGCGGCCAGATCAAGCAGACGCTGCTCAAGCTCGGCTGGCCCGCCGAGGACCTGGCCGGCTACGTGGACGGCGAGGCGCACCCCATCGACCTGGCCGAGGACGGCTGGGCGCTGCGGCCGTACCAGCAGCAGGCCGTCGAGGGCTTCTGGCACGGCGGCTCGGGCGTCGTCGTGCTGCCCTGCGGCGCGGGCAAGACGCTGGTCGGGGCCGGGGCGATGGCCAAGGCGCGGGCGACCACGCTGATCCTGGTGACGAACACCGTCTCGGCCCGCCAGTGGAAGCACGAGCTGGTCAAGCGGACCTCGCTCACCGAGGACGAGATCGGCGAGTACAGCGGGACGAAGAAGGAGATCCGGCCGGTCACCATCGCCACCTACCAGGTGCTGACGACCCGCCGGAAGGGCGTCTACCCGCACCTGGAGCTGTTCGACTCCCGCGACTGGGGCCTGATCGTCTACGACGAGGTGCACCTGCTGCCGGCGCCCGTCTTCAAGTTCACCGCCGACCTCCAGGCGCGCCGGCGCCTCGGCCTCACGGCGACGCTCGTGCGCGAGGACGGGCGCGAGTCCGACGTCTTCTCCCTCATCGGCCCCAAGCGCTTCGACGCGCCGTGGAAGGAGATCGAGGCACAGGGCTACATCGCGCCCGCCGACTGCGTCGAGGTGCGGGTCGACCTCACCGACGCGGAACGGCTCGCGTACGCGACGGCCGAGGCGGAGGAGAAATACCGCTTCTGCGCCACGACGGCCACCAAGCGGCGGGTCACCGAGGCCCTGGTGAGGAAGTTCGCCGGACAGCAGATCCTCGTCATCGGGCAGTACATCGACCAGCTCGACGAGCTCGGCGAGCACCTGGACGCGCCGGTGATCAAGGGCGAGACGTCGAACGCGCAGCGCGAGAAGCTGTTCGACGCCTTCCGCAACGGCGAGATCAGCGTCCTGGTGGTGTCGAAGGTCGCGAACTTCTCGATCGACCTGCCCGAGGCCACGGTCGCCATCCAGGTCTCCGGCACCTTCGGCTCCCGCCAGGAGGAGGCCCAGCGCCTCGGCCGGGTGCTGCGTCCGAAGGCGGACGGGCACCAGGCGCACTTCTACTCCGTGGTCGCCCGCGACACCATCGACCAGGACTTCGCCGCCCACCGACAGCGGTTCCTGGCCGAGCAGGGGTACGCCTACCGGATCGTGGACGCGAGCGAGCTGCTGGCCGCCGGGGAGTGA
- a CDS encoding aminoglycoside phosphotransferase family protein, whose translation MQPTPPTPPSPHPSPPLDADLVRRLVASQFPHWAELPVRQLETAGTDNAMFRLGDELVVRLPKADWAQGQVEKEQRWLPLLAPALPLPVPVPVGRGVPGEGFGQAWSVFRWLDGSDAYEAPVGDLASAAVALGRFGAALRTVDATGGPVSFRGGHVTEWEEGGMAQAIRELGEDGTLDAAAATAAWEAVLRLPQWDRAPVWVHGDLLPGNLLTRDGRLSAVIDWGGLGTGDPACDMMAAWTLLTPETRPLFREAARVDDATWARGRGWALCWGIVTEHYYRGKNPVLAEVAHRAWTQALPEYASIPG comes from the coding sequence ATGCAGCCCACCCCGCCCACGCCCCCCTCCCCGCACCCCTCCCCGCCCCTCGACGCGGATCTCGTCCGCCGTCTCGTCGCCTCGCAGTTCCCCCACTGGGCCGAGCTGCCCGTACGGCAGTTGGAGACGGCCGGGACGGACAACGCGATGTTCCGGCTCGGGGACGAGCTCGTCGTGCGGTTGCCGAAGGCCGACTGGGCGCAGGGGCAGGTGGAGAAGGAGCAGCGGTGGTTGCCGCTGCTGGCGCCGGCGTTGCCGTTGCCCGTACCCGTGCCGGTGGGGCGCGGCGTGCCGGGTGAGGGGTTCGGGCAGGCGTGGTCGGTGTTCCGGTGGCTGGACGGATCCGACGCGTACGAGGCGCCGGTCGGTGATCTCGCCTCGGCCGCCGTCGCGTTGGGGCGTTTCGGTGCCGCCCTGCGCACGGTGGACGCCACCGGCGGGCCCGTGTCCTTCCGGGGCGGTCACGTCACCGAGTGGGAGGAGGGCGGCATGGCGCAGGCCATCCGTGAGCTCGGCGAGGACGGCACCCTCGACGCGGCCGCCGCGACCGCCGCCTGGGAGGCGGTGCTCCGGCTCCCGCAGTGGGACCGCGCACCCGTCTGGGTGCACGGTGACCTGCTGCCCGGCAACCTGCTGACCCGCGACGGCCGGCTGAGCGCCGTCATCGACTGGGGCGGGCTCGGCACCGGCGATCCCGCCTGCGACATGATGGCGGCCTGGACCCTCCTCACCCCCGAGACCCGGCCTCTCTTCCGGGAGGCGGCCCGGGTCGACGACGCGACCTGGGCGCGCGGGCGGGGCTGGGCCCTGTGCTGGGGGATCGTGACCGAGCACTACTACCGGGGGAAGAACCCGGTCCTCGCCGAGGTGGCGCACCGCGCCTGGACCCAGGCCCTGCCCGAGTACGCCTCGATCCCCGGCTAG
- a CDS encoding heavy-metal-associated domain-containing protein yields MGSCCTPDNSCSTGTVEVSTATAVADSTTTVYAVSGMTCGHCKTAITNSVSALDGVISVDVDVAGGLVTVTTGGEPDDAKIAAAVDDAGYELTGRA; encoded by the coding sequence ATGGGTTCCTGCTGCACCCCCGACAACAGCTGCTCGACCGGCACCGTCGAGGTCTCGACGGCCACCGCCGTCGCCGACAGCACCACCACCGTCTACGCCGTCTCCGGCATGACCTGCGGCCACTGCAAGACCGCCATCACCAACTCCGTCAGCGCGCTCGACGGCGTCATCTCCGTCGACGTCGACGTCGCCGGCGGCCTGGTGACCGTCACCACCGGTGGCGAGCCCGACGACGCCAAGATCGCCGCGGCGGTCGACGACGCGGGCTACGAGCTGACCGGCCGCGCCTGA
- a CDS encoding Uma2 family endonuclease produces MSAEAMEAVHVVLPDGLFIPDIVVVEAAAAAEDPITVDAEAVLLVVEIVSPSSSGRRTDRLLKPPYYAEAGIEHLWRLELEPETALIVTELVDGRYVERTVAEAGRETEIETPFPLTIDPGTLVSPRA; encoded by the coding sequence GTGTCGGCCGAGGCGATGGAAGCCGTCCATGTGGTCCTGCCCGACGGACTCTTCATCCCCGACATCGTCGTCGTCGAAGCGGCCGCCGCCGCCGAGGATCCGATCACCGTGGATGCCGAGGCCGTGCTCCTCGTCGTCGAGATCGTCTCGCCTTCGTCGTCCGGACGGCGCACGGACCGTCTCCTCAAGCCGCCCTATTACGCGGAGGCGGGCATCGAGCACCTGTGGCGACTGGAGCTGGAGCCCGAGACGGCGCTGATCGTCACCGAGCTGGTGGACGGCCGCTACGTCGAGAGGACCGTGGCCGAGGCGGGACGGGAGACGGAGATCGAGACGCCGTTCCCGCTCACGATCGACCCCGGCACCCTGGTCAGCCCCCGCGCCTGA
- a CDS encoding HelD family protein has translation MREDVESLDIKDVTANWVNAVVLTRQIEDRIKALADLADTPLFFGRLDYLHTTQEGQRFYIGRRHVHDADGDPMVIDWRAPVSQPFYRASKKDPQDVGLRRRFGYTGGELTAYEDEHLSDPTELERTSRLLQAEIERPRVGPMRDIVATIQPEQDEIVRSDLAGTVCVQGGPGTGKTAVGLHRVAYLLYAHRERLARTGTLVIGPNRSFLHYIEQVLPALGELEVQQATVDDLVAHVEVRGTDEAATAVVKGDARMAEVLRRAVWSHVTMPAEPLMVVRGSRRWRVPAHELEEIVRELTDRDIRYGAAREALPQRVAHAVLVRMEQAGEAPDDRVQNAVARNPAVKALVKECWPAVDPAKLVLRLLGDADFLAEHAAGILDEEEQKLLLWAKPYRSVKSAKWSAADAVLIDEAKDLVERTHSLGHVVLDEAQDLSPMQYRAVGRRCTTGSATVLGDLAQGTTPWATQSWAQALAHLGKPEAVVEELTAGFRVPREVIAYASRLLPHMSPGLAPVESVRENPGSLTIRPSTPASLDADVVAACGEALGHEGSIGLIAADARIAPLAEALAAAGLTPLSPGEETTAESRLTLVPASLAKGLEYDYVVLDEPAAVVDGEPDERTGLRRLYVALTRAVSGLTVVHAAELPEQLAPGSGPVG, from the coding sequence ATGCGCGAGGACGTGGAATCGCTCGACATCAAGGACGTCACCGCGAACTGGGTCAACGCCGTCGTCCTCACCCGCCAGATCGAGGACCGCATCAAGGCGCTCGCCGACCTCGCCGACACGCCGCTGTTCTTCGGCCGCCTCGACTACCTGCACACCACGCAGGAAGGACAGCGCTTCTACATCGGCCGGCGGCACGTCCACGACGCCGACGGCGACCCGATGGTGATCGACTGGCGCGCCCCCGTCTCCCAGCCGTTCTACCGGGCCTCGAAGAAGGACCCGCAGGACGTGGGACTGCGGCGCCGGTTCGGCTACACGGGCGGCGAGCTCACCGCGTACGAGGACGAGCACCTGTCCGACCCGACGGAGCTGGAGCGGACCAGCCGACTGCTCCAGGCGGAGATCGAACGGCCGCGCGTCGGCCCCATGCGGGACATCGTCGCCACCATCCAGCCCGAGCAGGACGAGATCGTCCGCTCCGACCTCGCCGGCACGGTCTGCGTGCAGGGCGGACCGGGCACCGGAAAGACGGCCGTCGGCCTGCACCGGGTCGCCTACCTCCTCTACGCCCACCGGGAGCGCCTCGCCCGCACGGGCACGCTGGTCATCGGACCGAACCGCTCCTTCCTCCACTACATCGAGCAGGTGCTGCCCGCGCTCGGCGAGCTGGAGGTCCAGCAGGCGACCGTCGACGACCTCGTCGCCCACGTCGAGGTGCGCGGCACGGACGAGGCCGCGACCGCCGTCGTCAAGGGCGACGCCCGGATGGCCGAGGTGCTGCGGCGGGCGGTGTGGTCGCACGTGACCATGCCGGCCGAGCCGCTGATGGTGGTCCGCGGCTCCCGGCGCTGGCGGGTGCCCGCCCATGAACTGGAGGAGATCGTCCGCGAGTTGACCGACCGCGACATCCGCTACGGGGCGGCCCGCGAGGCCCTGCCGCAGCGCGTCGCGCACGCCGTCCTCGTCCGCATGGAGCAGGCCGGCGAGGCCCCCGACGACCGGGTGCAGAACGCGGTGGCCCGCAACCCCGCCGTCAAGGCCCTCGTGAAGGAGTGCTGGCCCGCGGTCGACCCGGCGAAGCTGGTGCTGCGGCTGCTGGGCGACGCCGACTTCCTGGCCGAGCACGCGGCGGGAATCCTCGACGAGGAGGAGCAGAAACTCCTGCTGTGGGCGAAGCCGTACCGGAGCGTGAAGTCGGCGAAGTGGTCGGCGGCGGACGCGGTGCTGATCGACGAGGCGAAGGACCTGGTGGAGCGGACGCATTCGCTCGGCCACGTCGTCCTCGACGAGGCGCAGGACCTCTCCCCCATGCAGTACCGGGCGGTGGGCCGGCGCTGCACCACCGGCTCGGCGACCGTCCTCGGCGACCTGGCGCAGGGCACGACGCCCTGGGCCACGCAGAGCTGGGCGCAGGCGCTCGCGCACCTGGGCAAGCCGGAGGCGGTCGTGGAGGAGCTGACGGCCGGTTTCCGCGTGCCGCGCGAGGTCATCGCGTACGCCTCACGGCTGCTGCCGCACATGTCGCCGGGGCTCGCACCGGTGGAGTCGGTCCGCGAGAACCCCGGCTCGCTGACGATCCGGCCCTCGACCCCCGCGTCGCTGGACGCGGACGTGGTGGCGGCGTGCGGGGAAGCCCTCGGACACGAGGGCTCCATCGGCCTGATCGCCGCCGACGCCCGGATCGCCCCGCTCGCGGAGGCCCTGGCGGCGGCGGGCCTGACCCCGCTCTCCCCCGGCGAGGAGACGACCGCCGAGTCCCGCCTGACCCTCGTCCCCGCCTCGCTCGCCAAGGGCCTCGAATACGACTACGTGGTCCTCGACGAACCGGCCGCCGTGGTCGACGGCGAACCGGACGAGCGGACGGGGCTGCGGCGGCTGTACGTGGCGCTGACGCGTGCGGTGTCGGGACTGACGGTCGTTCACGCCGCGGAACTGCCGGAGCAGTTGGCCCCCGGATCCGGACCGGTCGGCTAG
- a CDS encoding heavy metal translocating P-type ATPase, translated as MTTTTPGTAQVELAIGGMTCASCAARIEKKLNRMDGVEATVNYATEKAKVTFDADISVADLIATVEATGYTAEEPAPPKSEAPGGSGSGPSDEEKADEELRPLRQRLVTAVALAVPVIAMAMVPALQIEYWQWLSLTLAAPVVTYAAWPFHRAAWTNARHGAATMDTLISVGTIAAFLWSLWALFFGTAGTPGMTHPFEFTIARTDGAGNIYLEAAAGVTAFILAGRYFEARSKRKAGAALKALMQLGAKEVTVLRNGREVTVPTAELQVGDRFLVRPGEKIATDGTVVEGSSAVDASMLTGESVPVEVGVGDSVTGATLNAGGRLVVEATRVGADTQLARMAKLVEDAQNGKAAAQRLADRISAVFVPIVIALSLGTLGFWLGTGQGLTSAFTAAVAVLIIACPCALGLATPTALMVGTGRGAQLGILIKGPEVLETTRKVDTIVLDKTGTVTTGRMTLIKVHTAAGTDETDVLRLAGALEHSSEHPIAQAVATGAAAKVGTLPAPEDFVNVPGLGVQGVVDGHAVLVGREKLLDEWAVTLPASLKSAKDAAEKAGKTAIAVAWDGEARAVLEVADAVKETSAEAIRRLRALGLTPILLTGDNKAVAEAVAAEVGIDEVIAEVMPQDKVDVVKKLQGEGRSVAMVGDGVNDAAALAQADLGLAMGTGTDAAIEAGDLTLVRGDLRAAADAIRLSRKTLGTIRSNLFWAFAYNVAALPLAAAGLLNPMIAGAAMAFSSVFVVGNSLRLRGFQAADR; from the coding sequence ATGACCACGACCACTCCGGGCACCGCCCAGGTCGAGCTCGCCATCGGCGGCATGACCTGCGCCTCGTGCGCGGCCCGCATCGAGAAGAAGCTCAACCGCATGGACGGGGTCGAGGCCACCGTCAACTACGCGACCGAGAAGGCGAAGGTCACCTTCGACGCCGACATCTCCGTCGCCGACCTCATCGCCACCGTCGAGGCCACCGGCTACACCGCCGAGGAGCCCGCGCCCCCGAAGAGCGAGGCGCCCGGCGGCTCCGGCTCCGGCCCCTCGGACGAGGAGAAGGCGGACGAGGAGCTGCGGCCGCTCAGGCAGCGGCTCGTCACCGCGGTCGCCCTCGCCGTGCCCGTCATCGCGATGGCCATGGTCCCGGCCCTCCAGATCGAGTACTGGCAGTGGCTGAGCCTCACGCTCGCCGCACCGGTCGTCACGTACGCCGCCTGGCCCTTCCACCGGGCCGCCTGGACCAACGCCCGGCACGGCGCCGCCACGATGGACACGCTGATCTCGGTCGGCACCATCGCCGCGTTCCTGTGGTCGCTGTGGGCGCTGTTCTTCGGCACCGCCGGCACGCCCGGCATGACCCACCCCTTCGAGTTCACCATCGCCCGCACCGACGGCGCCGGGAACATCTACCTGGAGGCCGCGGCCGGCGTCACCGCCTTCATCCTGGCCGGCCGCTACTTCGAGGCCCGCTCCAAGCGGAAGGCGGGCGCGGCGCTGAAGGCGCTGATGCAGCTGGGCGCGAAGGAGGTGACCGTCCTCAGGAACGGCCGGGAGGTCACCGTACCGACCGCCGAACTCCAGGTCGGCGACCGCTTCCTGGTCCGCCCCGGCGAGAAGATCGCGACGGACGGCACGGTCGTCGAGGGCTCCTCGGCCGTCGACGCCTCCATGCTCACCGGCGAGTCCGTGCCCGTCGAGGTGGGGGTCGGCGACTCCGTCACCGGCGCCACCCTGAACGCGGGCGGCCGCCTGGTCGTCGAGGCCACCCGGGTCGGCGCCGACACGCAGCTCGCCCGGATGGCCAAGCTCGTCGAGGACGCCCAGAACGGCAAGGCCGCCGCCCAGCGCCTCGCCGACAGGATCTCGGCCGTGTTCGTGCCGATCGTCATCGCCCTCTCGCTCGGCACCCTCGGCTTCTGGCTGGGTACCGGACAGGGTCTGACCTCCGCGTTCACCGCGGCCGTCGCCGTGCTGATCATCGCCTGCCCGTGCGCCCTGGGCCTGGCCACCCCGACCGCCCTCATGGTCGGCACCGGCCGCGGCGCCCAGCTCGGCATCCTCATCAAGGGCCCCGAGGTCCTGGAGACCACCCGCAAGGTCGACACCATCGTCCTGGACAAGACCGGCACCGTCACCACCGGCCGGATGACCCTGATCAAGGTCCACACCGCCGCCGGCACGGACGAGACCGACGTGCTGCGCCTCGCCGGCGCCCTGGAGCACTCCTCCGAGCACCCGATCGCCCAGGCCGTCGCCACCGGCGCGGCAGCGAAGGTCGGCACCCTGCCCGCCCCCGAGGACTTCGTCAACGTTCCCGGCCTCGGCGTCCAGGGCGTCGTCGACGGCCACGCCGTCCTCGTCGGCCGCGAGAAGCTGCTCGACGAGTGGGCCGTGACCCTCCCGGCGAGCCTGAAGTCGGCCAAGGACGCCGCCGAGAAGGCCGGCAAGACCGCCATCGCGGTCGCCTGGGACGGCGAGGCCCGCGCGGTCCTGGAGGTCGCCGACGCCGTCAAGGAGACCAGCGCCGAGGCCATCCGGCGGCTCCGTGCGCTCGGCCTGACCCCGATCCTGCTCACCGGCGACAACAAGGCGGTCGCCGAGGCCGTCGCCGCCGAGGTCGGCATCGACGAGGTGATCGCCGAGGTCATGCCGCAGGACAAGGTGGACGTCGTCAAGAAGCTCCAGGGCGAGGGCCGTTCGGTCGCCATGGTCGGCGACGGCGTCAACGACGCCGCCGCGCTCGCCCAGGCCGACCTGGGCCTGGCGATGGGCACGGGCACGGACGCCGCCATCGAGGCCGGCGACCTGACCCTCGTACGGGGCGACCTGCGGGCCGCGGCGGACGCCATCCGGCTCTCCCGCAAGACGCTCGGCACCATCCGCTCGAACCTCTTCTGGGCCTTCGCCTACAACGTGGCCGCCCTGCCGCTCGCCGCGGCGGGACTGCTCAACCCGATGATCGCGGGGGCCGCCATGGCCTTCTCCTCGGTCTTCGTGGTCGGCAACAGCCTGCGCCTGCGCGGCTTCCAGGCCGCCGACCGCTGA
- a CDS encoding copper homeostasis protein CutC, with protein sequence MSDRAVLEVIALDERDAVAAQAGGADRLELVTDMAADGLTPSTAGFAAIRAAVDIPLRVMLRLTDGFEAGDAEHVDALVARASELRAAGATEFVLGFLTAEGEPDLVAVERLIAVLEGSRWTFHRAIDRAADRDALRKQLADLPGLDTYLTAGAPTGVDDGLTTLEAEAARAGEPGYEPQILVGGGLRLDHLPALRAAGLTAFHIGGAARPNGWTAPVSVEAVRKWREAVDRG encoded by the coding sequence ATGAGCGACCGTGCAGTGCTGGAGGTGATCGCCCTCGACGAGCGGGACGCCGTCGCAGCCCAGGCCGGTGGGGCGGACCGTCTGGAGCTGGTCACCGACATGGCGGCGGACGGACTGACCCCGTCGACGGCGGGCTTCGCGGCGATCCGGGCGGCGGTGGACATCCCGCTGCGGGTGATGCTCAGGCTGACGGACGGCTTCGAGGCGGGGGACGCGGAGCACGTCGACGCGCTGGTGGCGAGGGCGTCCGAGCTCCGGGCGGCGGGGGCGACGGAGTTCGTCCTCGGCTTCCTGACGGCGGAGGGCGAGCCGGACCTGGTGGCGGTGGAGCGGCTGATCGCGGTCCTGGAGGGCAGCCGGTGGACCTTCCACCGGGCGATCGACCGGGCGGCCGACCGTGACGCGCTGCGCAAGCAGCTGGCGGACCTGCCGGGCCTGGACACGTATCTCACGGCGGGCGCGCCGACCGGCGTGGACGACGGCCTGACGACGCTGGAGGCGGAGGCGGCGAGGGCGGGTGAGCCGGGCTACGAGCCGCAGATCCTGGTGGGGGGCGGCCTCCGCCTGGACCACCTCCCCGCGCTGCGCGCCGCCGGCCTGACGGCCTTCCACATCGGAGGGGCGGCCCGCCCGAACGGCTGGACGGCGCCGGTGTCGGTGGAGGCGGTCAGGAAGTGGCGGGAGGCGGTGGACCGGGGGTAG
- a CDS encoding helicase-associated domain-containing protein: protein MGIGELDREAHVPAGTDDGAAKGAGAPPRTLAEALRAGGDEALAALLRARPDLLTPVPNDLTQLATRAGTRGSVVRALERLDRFALQTAEALAVAPDPAPYTVLLGLLTGDGGHPDAPAIEAALPRALAVLREQALVWGDDERLRLVRTARELLAPSPQHPSPTGLGPTVAEATAGMSPGRLQEIVAAAGLPPTHDPVSAVAALTALFTDRTKMAALLDTAPPEALAVLDRLVWGPPYGEVTADPTPPVRWLRDRGLLLPASTRTVVLPREAALHLRGGRAHRTPEPTAPTVVAARDHRPQVVDNAAAGQAYTALSTIEELLKSWNQGGPPVLRAGGLAVRDLKRTATALDLPEPTAAFWLELAYGAGLLASDGQADERYAPTPAYDDWLDLPPAERWVRLAAAWLAATRVPGVVGTQDTKGRTLAALGPGLDRGPAVEVRRRVLGLLATLPPGAAADRESVLARLRWDRPLRGGGDQAADLRARIATWTLEEAELLGVTGRGALASPARALLNLPLAEPADDDALDSHAHDCEPAVAASRAATLLAPLLPEAVDHVLLQADLTAVAPGPLRRPLAETLSVLADVESKGGATVYRFTPASVRRALDAGRSASDLHDFLTSHSRTPVPQPLAYLIDDVARKHGHLRIGAASGYVRCDDDALLGEILADRRSAPLRLRRLAPTVLAAQADPAALLEGLRAMGYAPAAESAEGDVLITRADAYRTPPRTAPAPVQDGPPAPDATLLTAAVRAIRAGDRAATVHRKEPASAAPTASGGLPRTSAAETLATVQAAAMTGSAVWIGYVNAEGAASQRVIAPVRVEGGFVTGYDHTADEVRTYPLHRITGVAELADDEV from the coding sequence ATGGGGATCGGTGAGCTCGACCGGGAGGCGCACGTGCCCGCAGGAACGGACGACGGCGCGGCCAAGGGTGCCGGCGCGCCGCCGCGCACCCTCGCGGAGGCGCTGCGCGCCGGCGGCGACGAAGCGCTCGCCGCGCTGCTGCGCGCCCGCCCGGACCTCCTCACTCCGGTGCCCAACGACCTGACGCAGCTGGCCACCCGGGCCGGCACCCGGGGTTCCGTGGTCCGGGCCCTCGAACGGCTCGACCGGTTCGCCCTCCAGACGGCCGAAGCCCTCGCCGTGGCCCCGGACCCCGCCCCGTACACCGTGCTCCTCGGCCTGCTCACGGGCGACGGCGGGCACCCGGACGCCCCGGCGATCGAGGCGGCACTGCCGCGCGCGCTCGCCGTGCTGCGCGAGCAGGCGCTCGTGTGGGGCGACGACGAACGGCTGCGGCTCGTGCGGACCGCGCGCGAGCTGCTCGCGCCGTCGCCACAGCACCCCTCCCCCACCGGCCTCGGCCCGACGGTCGCGGAAGCCACGGCCGGCATGTCGCCCGGCCGGCTCCAGGAGATCGTCGCGGCGGCCGGGCTGCCCCCGACGCACGACCCCGTGTCGGCGGTGGCGGCACTGACCGCCCTGTTCACGGACCGTACGAAGATGGCGGCGCTGCTCGACACCGCGCCGCCGGAGGCGCTCGCCGTCCTCGACCGGCTCGTGTGGGGCCCTCCGTACGGCGAGGTGACGGCCGACCCGACGCCGCCGGTGCGCTGGCTGCGCGACCGCGGGCTGCTGCTGCCCGCCTCGACGCGGACGGTGGTGCTGCCCCGGGAGGCGGCCCTGCATCTGCGCGGCGGGCGGGCGCACCGCACGCCGGAGCCGACGGCTCCGACGGTGGTGGCGGCCCGCGACCACCGTCCACAGGTGGTGGACAACGCGGCGGCCGGGCAGGCGTACACGGCCCTGTCCACCATCGAGGAGCTCCTGAAGTCCTGGAACCAGGGCGGCCCACCGGTGCTGCGGGCCGGCGGCCTGGCCGTACGGGACCTCAAGCGCACCGCCACGGCCCTCGACCTGCCGGAACCCACGGCGGCGTTCTGGCTGGAGCTCGCGTACGGGGCGGGGCTGCTCGCCTCGGACGGGCAGGCGGACGAGCGCTACGCGCCGACGCCCGCCTACGACGACTGGCTCGACCTGCCGCCCGCCGAACGGTGGGTGCGCCTCGCCGCCGCCTGGCTGGCCGCGACCCGCGTGCCGGGCGTGGTCGGCACCCAGGACACCAAGGGCCGCACGCTCGCCGCGCTCGGCCCCGGCCTCGACCGGGGCCCGGCGGTCGAGGTCCGCCGCCGGGTCCTCGGCCTCCTGGCCACCCTGCCGCCCGGCGCCGCCGCCGACCGGGAGTCGGTGCTCGCCCGGCTGCGCTGGGACCGGCCGCTGCGGGGCGGCGGCGACCAGGCCGCGGACCTGCGGGCCCGGATCGCGACCTGGACCCTGGAGGAGGCCGAACTCCTCGGCGTCACCGGCCGCGGCGCGCTCGCCTCGCCCGCCCGGGCACTGCTCAACCTGCCGCTGGCCGAGCCCGCCGACGACGACGCCCTCGACAGCCACGCCCACGACTGCGAACCGGCCGTCGCCGCCTCCCGGGCCGCGACCCTGCTCGCCCCGCTGCTGCCCGAGGCCGTCGACCACGTCCTGCTCCAGGCCGACCTGACCGCGGTCGCGCCGGGCCCGCTGCGCCGCCCGCTCGCCGAGACGCTGTCCGTGCTCGCCGACGTGGAGTCCAAGGGCGGCGCGACGGTCTACCGCTTCACGCCCGCCTCCGTACGCCGTGCCCTCGACGCCGGGCGCAGCGCTTCCGACCTGCACGACTTCCTGACCTCCCACTCGCGCACCCCGGTGCCGCAGCCACTGGCCTACCTCATCGACGACGTGGCCCGGAAGCACGGCCATCTGCGGATCGGCGCCGCGTCCGGATACGTCCGCTGCGACGACGACGCCCTGCTCGGCGAGATCCTCGCCGACCGCCGCTCCGCCCCCCTGCGGCTGCGCCGCCTGGCGCCGACGGTGCTCGCCGCCCAGGCGGACCCGGCGGCGCTCCTCGAAGGGCTGCGGGCGATGGGCTACGCACCGGCCGCCGAGTCCGCCGAGGGCGACGTCCTGATCACCCGCGCGGACGCCTACCGCACCCCGCCCCGTACCGCCCCGGCCCCCGTCCAGGACGGCCCGCCCGCGCCCGACGCCACGCTCCTCACCGCCGCCGTCCGGGCGATCCGGGCCGGCGACCGGGCGGCGACGGTCCACCGCAAGGAGCCCGCGTCGGCGGCCCCGACCGCCTCCGGCGGCCTGCCCCGCACCTCCGCCGCCGAGACCCTCGCCACCGTCCAGGCCGCCGCGATGACCGGCTCGGCCGTCTGGATCGGCTACGTGAACGCCGAGGGCGCCGCCAGCCAGCGCGTGATCGCCCCGGTCCGCGTCGAGGGCGGCTTCGTGACGGGCTACGACCACACGGCCGACGAGGTCCGCACGTATCCGCTGCACCGGATCACGGGCGTGGCGGAACTGGCGGACGACGAGGTCTAG